One part of the Arabidopsis thaliana chromosome 1 sequence genome encodes these proteins:
- a CDS encoding S-locus lectin protein kinase family protein, translating to MIRNNQRMKFFFIFFIFLFSFLIQSCYSDNTILRSQSLKDGDVIYSEGKRFAFGFFSLGNSKLRYVGIWYAQVSEQTIVWVANRDHPINDTSGLIKFSTRGNLCVYASGNGTEPIWSTDVIDMIQEPALVAKLSDLGNLVLLDPVTGKSFWESFNHPTNTLLPFMKFGFTRQSGVDRIMTSWRSPGDPGSGNITYRIERRGFPQMMMYKGLTLWWRTGSWTGQRWSGVPEMTNKFIFNISFVNNPDEVSITYGVLDASVTTRMVLNETGTLQRFRWNGRDKKWIGFWSAPEDKCDIYNHCGFNGYCDSTSTEKFECSCLPGYEPKTPRDWFLRDASDGCTRIKADSICNGKEGFAKLKRVKIPNTSAVNVDMNITLKECEQRCLKNCSCVAYASAYHESQDGAKGCLTWHGNMLDTRTYLSSGQDFYLRVDKSELARWNGNGASGKKRLVLILISLIAVVMLLLISFHCYLRKRRQRTQSNRLRKAPSSFAPSSFDLEDSFILEELEDKSRSRELPLFELSTIATATNNFAFQNKLGAGGFGPVYKGVLQNGMEIAVKRLSKSSGQGMEEFKNEVKLISKLQHRNLVRILGCCVEFEEKMLVYEYLPNKSLDYFIFHEEQRAELDWPKRMGIIRGIGRGILYLHQDSRLRIIHRDLKASNVLLDNEMIPKIADFGLARIFGGNQIEGSTNRVVGTYGYMSPEYAMDGQFSIKSDVYSFGVLILEIITGKRNSAFYEESLNLVKHIWDRWENGEAIEIIDKLMGEETYDEGEVMKCLHIGLLCVQENSSDRPDMSSVVFMLGHNAIDLPSPKHPAFTAGRRRNTKTGGSSDNWPSGETSSTINDVTLTDVQGR from the exons ATGATCAGAAATAATCAGAGAATGAagttcttctttatctttttcattttcttgttctccTTCTTGATTCAATCTTGTTACTCTGACAACACAATCTTGAGAAGTCAGTCTTTGAAAGATGGTGATGTTATATACTCTGAAGGAAAGAGATTTGCTTTTGGATTCTTCAGCTTGGGGAATTCAAAGCTCAGGTATGTTGGGATTTGGTATGCTCAAGTCTCTGAGCAGACTATTGTATGGGTTGCAAATAGAGATCATCCTATTAATGACACATCTGGTCTGATAAAGTTCAGTACCAGAGGGAATCTTTGTGTGTATGCATCTGGCAATGGAACAGAGCCTATTTGGTCTACTGATGTTATTGATATGATCCAAGAACCTGCTTTAGTTGCGAAGCTATCTGATTTAGGCAACCTTGTTCTACTTGATCCTGTCACAGGGAAAAGTTTCTGGGAGAGCTTTAATCATCCTACAAACACTTTGCTTCCCTTTATGAAGTTTGGATTCACTCGTCAAAGCGGTGTGGATCGTATTATGACGTCTTGGAGATCTCCTGGTGACCCGGGTTCTGGAAACATTACATACCGGATAGAACGTAGAGGGTTTCCGCAGATGATGATGTACAAGGGTCTGACTCTTTGGTGGCGTACTGGGTCATGGACAGGGCAAAGATGGAGTGGTGTGCCTGAAATGACAAACAAGTTTATCTTCAATATCTCGTTTGTGAATAATCCAGATGAAGTATCAATCACTTATGGAGTGTTAGATGCTTCGGTTACAACAAGAATGGTGCTAAACGAGACAGGAACTCTGCAACGGTTTCGCTGGAACGGGAGAGATAAGAAATGGATCGGGTTCTGGTCAGCTCCCGAAGATAAGTGTGACATCTACAACCACTGTGGCTTTAACGGTTACTGTGATTCCACCAGTACAGAGAAGTTTGAGTGCTCTTGCTTACCGGGGTACGAGCCTAAGACACCTCGAGATTGGTTCTTGAGAGATGCTTCGGATGGGTGCACGAGGATAAAAGCAGATTCGATATGTAATGGGAAAGAAGGGTTTGCAAAGTTGAAGCGAGTGAAGATTCCCAATACATCAGCTGTTAATGTGGATATGAACATAACACTGAAGGAATGTGAACAGAGGTGCTTGAAGAACTGCTCATGTGTTGCTTATGCGAGTGCTTACCACGAGAGTCAAGATGGAGCTAAAGGGTGCTTGACATGGCACGGCAATATGTTGGATACTAGGACATACTTGAGCTCAGGACAGGATTTCTATTTACGCGTAGATAAGTCAGAGTTAG CGCGGTGGAATGGAAATGGCGCATCGGGGAAGAAGAGACTTGTTTTAATTCTCATCAGTTTGATTGCAGTCGTGATGTTACTACTGATCAGTTTTCACTGTTATTTAAGGAAGCGAAGACAACGAACAC AGTCTAACAGGCTTAGAAAAGCTCCATCAAGCTTCGCTCCGAGCTCTTTTGATCTTGAAGACTCATTCATACTTGAAGAGCTTGAGGACAAATCAAGAAGCCGGGAGTTGCCTCTCTTTGAGCTTAGCACGATTGCTACAGCAACGAATAATTTTGCTTTTCAAAACAAGCTTGGAGCAGGTGGTTTTGGACCTGTTTATAAAGGTGTGTTACAAAATGGTATGGAAATAGCAGTGAAGAGGTTGTCAAAAAGCTCAGGTCAAGGAATGGAAGAGTTCAAGAACGAGGTCAAGTTGATATCGAAGCTGCAGCATCGAAATCTCGTGAGGATCTTAGGATGTTGTGTTGAATTTGAAGAGAAGATGTTGGTATACGAGTATTTACCAAACAAGAGCCTAGACTATTTCATATTCC ATGAAGAGCAAAGAGCAGAGTTGGATTGGCCAAAAAGAATGGGGATAATCCGCGGGATTGGTCGTGGAATCTTATACcttcatcaagattcaaggCTGAGGATCATCCACAGAGACCTTAAGGCCAGCAATGTACTTCTTGACAATGAAATGATACCGAAGATTGCGGATTTCGGCCTGGCTAGAATCTTCGGAGGCAACCAAATCGAAGGAAGCACAAATCGAGTCGTCGGAACATA TGGATACATGTCACCAGAGTATGCAATGGACGGCCAGTTCTCTATTAAATCCGATGTATACAGCTTTGGAGTATTGATCTTAGAGATCATAACCGGAAAGAGAAACAGTGCTTTTTATGAGGAATCTTTGAATCTAGTCAAACAT ATTTGGGATCGATGGGAAAATGGTGAAGCTATAGAGATCATAGACAAATTAATGGGTGAAGAGACGTATGATGAGGGCGAAGTAATGAAGTGCTTACACATTGGGTTACTTTGCGTGCAAGAAAACTCTTCAGACAGACCAGACATGTCCTCTGTTGTCTTCATGTTAGGTCATAACGCCATTGATCTTCCATCTCCGAAGCATCCTGCATTTACGGCGGGAAGGAGGAGAAACACCAAAACTGGCGGCAGCTCAGATAATTGGCCCAGCGGAGAAACCAGCAGTACTATTAACGACGTTACTCTCACCGATGTTCAAGGTCGTTAA
- a CDS encoding Protein kinase superfamily protein (Protein kinase superfamily protein; CONTAINS InterPro DOMAIN/s: ABC-1 (InterPro:IPR004147), Protein kinase-like domain (InterPro:IPR011009); BEST Arabidopsis thaliana protein match is: Protein kinase superfamily protein (TAIR:AT1G61640.1); Has 9400 Blast hits to 9333 proteins in 1787 species: Archae - 122; Bacteria - 4339; Metazoa - 436; Fungi - 531; Plants - 684; Viruses - 14; Other Eukaryotes - 3274 (source: NCBI BLink).) gives MSRVLISKIVGKQTQSLVSNQKDRVSQWGSYRTAFTAALRSPQLRTYSSSGRIPSNVYCTFAFRDLKGSFLSNHLSRSYTTAPARNVVSHHAQIAWRRLHYKYSERISTIAQAFSLSLTRSHLLIPGIVAVTCGQVAWAQRAPGSGINHYASDKSLYTRAKNGPIFLSSLLFSVIEGFILIGRAFYIACLFTPTILMGLVVESCGPRFRKIWLEMVHRTLERAGPAFIKWGQWAATRPDLFPKDLCSQLSKLHSNAPEHSFAYTKKTIEKAFGRKLSEIFEEFDEVPVASGSIAQVHRASLRFQYPGQKSKSSLVAVKVRHPGVGESIRRDFVIINLVAKISTLIPALKWLRLDESVQQFGVFMLSQVDLAREASHLSRFIYNFRRWKDVSFPKPVYPLVHPAVLVETYEHGESVARYVDGMEGHEWIKTRLAHIGTHALLKMLLVDNFIHADMHPGNILVRKKASRGGLFKTKKPHIVFLDVGMTAELAKNDRENLLDFFKAVARRDGRTAAERTLKLSRKQNCPNPEAFIEEVEEAFKFWGTPEGDLVHPADCMHELLEKVRRHRVNIDGNVCTVMVTTLVLEGWQRKLDPGYDVMHTLQTMVLKTDWAKSLSYTVDGLMAP, from the exons ATGTCAAG AGTTTTGATCTCTAAAATCGTTGGAAAGCAAACACAATCTCTTGTCTCGAACCAGAAAGATAGAGTGTCTCAATGGGGAAGCTATAGAACTGCTTTTACAGCTGCTCTAAGGTCGCCTCAGCTCAGAACTTACTCTTCATCTGGTAGGATTCCGAGTAATGTGTATTGTACTTTTGCCTTTAGAGATCTCAAAGGAAGTTTTTTAAGTAATCATCTGTCTCGAAGTTATACTACTGCCCCTGCAAGAAATGTAGTTAGTCATCATGCCCAAATTGCTTGGAGAAGGCTTCATTATAAGTATTCTGAGCGTATTAGTACCATTGCTCAGGCGTTTAGCTTGTCTCTTACCCGTTCGCACTTGTTAATACCTGGGATCGTTGCTGTCACTTGTGGACAAGTAGCATGGGCACAAAGAGCTCCTGGTTCGGGGATAAATCACTATGCTTCAGATAAATCTCTCTATACAAGGGCTAAGAATGGTCCTATCTTTCTGTCTTCGTTATTGTTTTCGGTTATAGAGGGTTTTATCTTGATTGGGAGGGCTTTTTATATAGCTTGTTTGTTTACTCCTACTATTCTGATGGGGCTGGTTGTGGAATCATGTGGGCCTCGTTTTAGGAAAATATGGCTTGAGATGGTCCATCGAACTCTGGAAAGAGCAGGTCCTGCTTTTATCAAATGGGGTCAATGGGCAGCCACGCGACCTGATCTATTCCCCAAGGATTTGTGTTCACAGCTCTCAAAGCTTCACAGTAATGCTCCTGAGCATAGCTTCGCCTACACTAAGAAAACTATCGAGAAGGCATTTGGTCGTAAACTTTCTGAGATATTTGAGGAGTTTGATGAGGTGCCAGTGGCATCTGGGAGTATTGCCCAAGTACATAGAGCTTCTTTAAGGTTTCAGTATCCAGGACAAAAGTCCAAGTCTTCGCTGGTTGCGGTTAAAGTTAGACATCCGGGTGTTGGTGAATCGATTAGGAGAGATTTTGTGATAATTAATTTGGTGGCAAAGATATCGACTTTAATTCCAGCTTTGAAATGGTTGAGATTGGACGAGAGTGTGCAACAGTTTGGTGTCTTCATGTTGTCTCAAGTTGATCTCGCGAGGGAAGCTTCACATTTGAGTCGGTTCATATATAACTTCCGTAGATGGAAGGATGTCTCTTTCCCTAAACCTGTGTATCCTCTTGTACATCCTGCTGTTTTGGTGGAGACATATGAGCATGGAGAAAGTGTGGCACGTTATGTTGATGGAATGGAAGGACATGAATGGATTAAGACTAGATTGGCTCACATCGGGACCCATGCCCTCTTGAAGATGCTCTTG GTTGATAACTTTATTCACGCTGACATGCATCCGGGAAATATCCTTGTCCGGAAAAAGGCTTCCCGTGGAGGCCTTTTCAAAACGAAGAAGCCTCACATTGTTTTCCTTGATGTGGGAATGACTGCAGAACTTGCAAAGAATGACCGAGAGAACTTACTTGACTTTTTCAAGGCGGTTGCGCGTAGAGATGGCCGGACTGCTGCTGAACGAACACTTAAATTATCAAGAAAGCAGAATTGTCCCAATCCAGAGGCTTTTATCGAG GAAGTAGAGGAAGCATTCAAATTCTGGGGAACCCCTGAGGGAGATTTAGTACATCCAGCAGATTGTATGCACGAATTACTTGAGAAAGTAAGACGTCATAGAGTAAATATTGATGGGAATGTGTGCACTGTTATGGTGACAACATTAGTTCTCGAG GGTTGGCAACGGAAACTTGACCCAGGATATGATGTGATGCACACGTTGCAAACAATGGTGTTGAAAACCGACTGGGCTAAGTCTCTTTCTTATACGGTGGATGGTCTGATGGCGCCGTAG
- a CDS encoding S-locus lectin protein kinase family protein, with the protein MLLVESLKDGDVIYSEGKRFAFGFFSLGNSKLRYVGIWYAQVSEQTIVWVANRDHPINDTSGLIKFSTRGNLCVYASGNGTEPIWSTDVIDMIQEPALVAKLSDLGNLVLLDPVTGKSFWESFNHPTNTLLPFMKFGFTRQSGVDRIMTSWRSPGDPGSGNITYRIERRGFPQMMMYKGLTLWWRTGSWTGQRWSGVPEMTNKFIFNISFVNNPDEVSITYGVLDASVTTRMVLNETGTLQRFRWNGRDKKWIGFWSAPEDKCDIYNHCGFNGYCDSTSTEKFECSCLPGYEPKTPRDWFLRDASDGCTRIKADSICNGKEGFAKLKRVKIPNTSAVNVDMNITLKECEQRCLKNCSCVAYASAYHESQDGAKGCLTWHGNMLDTRTYLSSGQDFYLRVDKSELARWNGNGASGKKRLVLILISLIAVVMLLLISFHCYLRKRRQRTQSNRLRKAPSSFAPSSFDLEDSFILEELEDKSRSRELPLFELSTIATATNNFAFQNKLGAGGFGPVYKGVLQNGMEIAVKRLSKSSGQGMEEFKNEVKLISKLQHRNLVRILGCCVEFEEKMLVYEYLPNKSLDYFIFHEEQRAELDWPKRMGIIRGIGRGILYLHQDSRLRIIHRDLKASNVLLDNEMIPKIADFGLARIFGGNQIEGSTNRVVGTYGYMSPEYAMDGQFSIKSDVYSFGVLILEIITGKRNSAFYEESLNLVKHIWDRWENGEAIEIIDKLMGEETYDEGEVMKCLHIGLLCVQENSSDRPDMSSVVFMLGHNAIDLPSPKHPAFTAGRRRNTKTGGSSDNWPSGETSSTINDVTLTDVQGR; encoded by the exons ATGTTGTTAGTTGAG TCTTTGAAAGATGGTGATGTTATATACTCTGAAGGAAAGAGATTTGCTTTTGGATTCTTCAGCTTGGGGAATTCAAAGCTCAGGTATGTTGGGATTTGGTATGCTCAAGTCTCTGAGCAGACTATTGTATGGGTTGCAAATAGAGATCATCCTATTAATGACACATCTGGTCTGATAAAGTTCAGTACCAGAGGGAATCTTTGTGTGTATGCATCTGGCAATGGAACAGAGCCTATTTGGTCTACTGATGTTATTGATATGATCCAAGAACCTGCTTTAGTTGCGAAGCTATCTGATTTAGGCAACCTTGTTCTACTTGATCCTGTCACAGGGAAAAGTTTCTGGGAGAGCTTTAATCATCCTACAAACACTTTGCTTCCCTTTATGAAGTTTGGATTCACTCGTCAAAGCGGTGTGGATCGTATTATGACGTCTTGGAGATCTCCTGGTGACCCGGGTTCTGGAAACATTACATACCGGATAGAACGTAGAGGGTTTCCGCAGATGATGATGTACAAGGGTCTGACTCTTTGGTGGCGTACTGGGTCATGGACAGGGCAAAGATGGAGTGGTGTGCCTGAAATGACAAACAAGTTTATCTTCAATATCTCGTTTGTGAATAATCCAGATGAAGTATCAATCACTTATGGAGTGTTAGATGCTTCGGTTACAACAAGAATGGTGCTAAACGAGACAGGAACTCTGCAACGGTTTCGCTGGAACGGGAGAGATAAGAAATGGATCGGGTTCTGGTCAGCTCCCGAAGATAAGTGTGACATCTACAACCACTGTGGCTTTAACGGTTACTGTGATTCCACCAGTACAGAGAAGTTTGAGTGCTCTTGCTTACCGGGGTACGAGCCTAAGACACCTCGAGATTGGTTCTTGAGAGATGCTTCGGATGGGTGCACGAGGATAAAAGCAGATTCGATATGTAATGGGAAAGAAGGGTTTGCAAAGTTGAAGCGAGTGAAGATTCCCAATACATCAGCTGTTAATGTGGATATGAACATAACACTGAAGGAATGTGAACAGAGGTGCTTGAAGAACTGCTCATGTGTTGCTTATGCGAGTGCTTACCACGAGAGTCAAGATGGAGCTAAAGGGTGCTTGACATGGCACGGCAATATGTTGGATACTAGGACATACTTGAGCTCAGGACAGGATTTCTATTTACGCGTAGATAAGTCAGAGTTAG CGCGGTGGAATGGAAATGGCGCATCGGGGAAGAAGAGACTTGTTTTAATTCTCATCAGTTTGATTGCAGTCGTGATGTTACTACTGATCAGTTTTCACTGTTATTTAAGGAAGCGAAGACAACGAACAC AGTCTAACAGGCTTAGAAAAGCTCCATCAAGCTTCGCTCCGAGCTCTTTTGATCTTGAAGACTCATTCATACTTGAAGAGCTTGAGGACAAATCAAGAAGCCGGGAGTTGCCTCTCTTTGAGCTTAGCACGATTGCTACAGCAACGAATAATTTTGCTTTTCAAAACAAGCTTGGAGCAGGTGGTTTTGGACCTGTTTATAAAGGTGTGTTACAAAATGGTATGGAAATAGCAGTGAAGAGGTTGTCAAAAAGCTCAGGTCAAGGAATGGAAGAGTTCAAGAACGAGGTCAAGTTGATATCGAAGCTGCAGCATCGAAATCTCGTGAGGATCTTAGGATGTTGTGTTGAATTTGAAGAGAAGATGTTGGTATACGAGTATTTACCAAACAAGAGCCTAGACTATTTCATATTCC ATGAAGAGCAAAGAGCAGAGTTGGATTGGCCAAAAAGAATGGGGATAATCCGCGGGATTGGTCGTGGAATCTTATACcttcatcaagattcaaggCTGAGGATCATCCACAGAGACCTTAAGGCCAGCAATGTACTTCTTGACAATGAAATGATACCGAAGATTGCGGATTTCGGCCTGGCTAGAATCTTCGGAGGCAACCAAATCGAAGGAAGCACAAATCGAGTCGTCGGAACATA TGGATACATGTCACCAGAGTATGCAATGGACGGCCAGTTCTCTATTAAATCCGATGTATACAGCTTTGGAGTATTGATCTTAGAGATCATAACCGGAAAGAGAAACAGTGCTTTTTATGAGGAATCTTTGAATCTAGTCAAACAT ATTTGGGATCGATGGGAAAATGGTGAAGCTATAGAGATCATAGACAAATTAATGGGTGAAGAGACGTATGATGAGGGCGAAGTAATGAAGTGCTTACACATTGGGTTACTTTGCGTGCAAGAAAACTCTTCAGACAGACCAGACATGTCCTCTGTTGTCTTCATGTTAGGTCATAACGCCATTGATCTTCCATCTCCGAAGCATCCTGCATTTACGGCGGGAAGGAGGAGAAACACCAAAACTGGCGGCAGCTCAGATAATTGGCCCAGCGGAGAAACCAGCAGTACTATTAACGACGTTACTCTCACCGATGTTCAAGGTCGTTAA
- a CDS encoding Pectin lyase-like superfamily protein (Pectin lyase-like superfamily protein; FUNCTIONS IN: pectinesterase activity; INVOLVED IN: cell wall modification; LOCATED IN: endomembrane system, cell wall, plant-type cell wall; EXPRESSED IN: flower; CONTAINS InterPro DOMAIN/s: Pectinesterase, active site (InterPro:IPR018040), Pectin lyase fold/virulence factor (InterPro:IPR011050), Pectinesterase, catalytic (InterPro:IPR000070), Pectin lyase fold (InterPro:IPR012334); BEST Arabidopsis thaliana protein match is: methylesterase PCR A (TAIR:AT1G11580.1); Has 2636 Blast hits to 2592 proteins in 316 species: Archae - 8; Bacteria - 611; Metazoa - 1; Fungi - 192; Plants - 1799; Viruses - 0; Other Eukaryotes - 25 (source: NCBI BLink).), giving the protein MAMTSTMQLLVLSFLVIASLFLGATVAPPASLISTPDQALKDKADLIVAKDGSGNFTTVNEAVAAAPENGVKPFVIYIKEGLYKEVIRIGKKKTNLTLVGDGRDLTVLSGDLNGVDGIKTFDSATLAVDESGFMAQDLCIRNTAGPEKRQAVALRISTDMTIIYRCRIDAYQDTLYAYSGRQFYRDCYITGTVDFIFGRAAAVFQYCQIEARKPGIGQTNILTAQSREEDTATSGFSFQKCNISASSDLTPIKGTVKTFLGRPWRAFSRVVFMESFIDDVIDRAGWTP; this is encoded by the exons ATGGCGATGACCAGTACCATGCAGCTCTTAGTATTGAGTTTTCTCGTAATAGCCTCACTGTTTCTTGGGGCAACGGTGGCTCCTCCAGCAAGTTTGATCTCCACGCCCGATCAG GCATTGAAGGATAAAGCCGACTTGATTGTCGCCAAGGATGGCAGCGGCAACTTCACCACGGTGAATGAAGCGGTTGCAGCAGCTCCAGAGAATGGTGTGAAGCCTTTTGTCATCTACATCAAAGAAGGGTTATACAAGGAAGTTATTCGTAtcgggaagaagaaaactaactTAACCCTCGTTGGCGACGGCAGAGACTTGACGGTCCTCAGCGGCGATTTGAACGGCGTTGATGGCATCAAGACTTTCGACTCCGCAACACTTG CTGTAGATGAGAGTGGATTTATGGCTCAAGATTTGTGTATTCGGAACACAGCTGGGCCAGAGAAGCGGCAGGCCGTGGCTCTCCGTATTAGCACTGATATGACGATCATTTATCGTTGCAGGATCGACGCGTATCAAGACACCCTTTATGCATATTCGGGTAGACAATTCTACCGAGATTGTTATATTACGGGAACCGTCGATTTCATTTTCGGACGGGCAGCTGCGGTATTTCAATATTGCCAAATCGAGGCACGTAAACCGGGGATAGGACAAACCAACATCTTGACTGCTCAATCTCGCGAGGAAGATACTGCAACTTCGGGATTTTCGTTCCAGAAATGCAACATCAGTGCAAGTTCTGACCTCACTCCAATTAAAGGAACTGTAAAGACGTTTCTGGGACGTCCGTGGCGTGCATTCTCGAGAGTAGTATTCATGGAGTCGTTTATAGACGATGTCATCGATCGAGCGGGTTGGACTCCATGA
- the PYM gene encoding partner of Y14-MAGO, with protein sequence MGSRSGEQGKRMAELSKNLKEGERILEPTRRPDGTLRKPIRIRPGYTPEDEVVKYQSKGSLMKKEMASQGPPGYEPDPAPKPKTKAAKRNERKKEKRLQATAEKANSSEDGSASNGSQSVNVLASEMEALDVSSNNDVCGGAPNPGTTGEDVEKRIRALKKKIRLTEAQQQKTASRDLNPEQLEKFSKLEEWRQELKALEDKAA encoded by the exons ATGGGAAGCAGAAGCGGAGAACAAGGAAAGCGAATGGCGGAACTGAGCAAAAATCTTAAAGAAGGTGAGAGGATTCTGGAGCCCACACGTAGACCTGATGGTACTCTCCGGAAACCCATTCGGATTCGACCTGGATATACTCCAGAAGATGAAGTTGTCAAATATCAGTCCAAAGGTTCTCTG atgaagaaggagatggcCTCACAAGGGCCTCCAGGTTATGAACCTGATCCAGCTCCTAAACCAAAGACTAAAGCTGCTAAGAGGAACGAACGTAAAAAAGAGAAGCGATTACAG GCTACTGCAGAAAAAGCTAACAGCTCTGAGGATGGATCAGCTAGTAATGGATCCCAATCGGTGAATGTATTGGCTTCTGAAATGGAGGCTTTGGACGTTTCGTCAAATAATGATGTATGTGGGGGAGCACCTAATCCAGGAACCACAGGAGAAGACGTAGAGAAAAGAATCCGCGCACTTAAGAAGAAA ATCCGACTCACAGAAGCTCAACAGCAGAAGACTGCTTCCCGAGACCTAAACCCAGAGCAGTTAGAGAAATTCTCTAAGTTGGAAGAATGGAGGCAAGAACTCAAGGCTCTGGAGGATAAGGCGGCTTAA
- a CDS encoding PLAC8 family protein (PLAC8 family protein; CONTAINS InterPro DOMAIN/s: Protein of unknown function Cys-rich (InterPro:IPR006461); BEST Arabidopsis thaliana protein match is: PLAC8 family protein (TAIR:AT5G05350.1); Has 314 Blast hits to 313 proteins in 28 species: Archae - 0; Bacteria - 0; Metazoa - 13; Fungi - 8; Plants - 293; Viruses - 0; Other Eukaryotes - 0 (source: NCBI BLink).) — protein MADLDKLEGGGGGGAVVIADIRADEGGGAVEERERLTELEGISVLDFDLLCSTVALQTQGKWRKLESSEGEDATEDDYGGGVLRLWEGDVMDCFEDRHLCIESACCPCYRFGKNMTRTGFGSCFLQGAVHMILIAGFLFNVVAFAVTKRHCFLYLAIAFVLLIGSYLGFFRMLIRRKFNIRGTDSFLDDFIHHLVCPFCTLTQESKTLEMNNVHDGIWHGRGDTLCIGGYSEGKAFLELHSPPVIASTMSSSQP, from the exons ATGGCGGATTTGGATAAACTCGagggtggaggaggaggaggagccgTCGTAATCGCCGACATTAGAGCCGATGAAGGCGGAGGAGCGGTGGAGGAGAGGGAGAGGTTAACGGAACTTGAAGGAATTTCTGTGTTGGATTTCGATTTGCTTTGCTCAACGGTTGCGCTTCAGACTCAGGGGAAATGGAGGAAGCTTGAGAGCTCGGAGGGAGAAGATGCGACGGAGGATGATTATGGCGGTGGCGTTTTACGGCTTTGGGAAGGCGATGTTATGGATTGCTTTGAAGATCGTCATCTCTGTATCGAATCTGCTTG CTGTCCATGCTACAGATTCGGGAAAAACATGACAAGGACTGGTTTTGGTTCTTGCTTTCTTCAG GGTGCTGTTCATATGATTCTTATTGCCGGTTTCTTATTCAATGTTGTTGCTTTTGCTGTAACTAAGAGGCACTGCTTTCTCTATCTGGCTATTGCTTTCGTTCTTTTGATTGGATCCTACTTGGGTTTCTTCCGTATGTTGATAAGAAGGAAGTTTAATATTAGA GGTACTGATAGTTTCTTGGACGATTTTATCCACCATCTCGTATGTCCATTCTGTACATTAACTCAG GAATCTAAAACTCTGGAGATGAACAATGTTCATGATGGTATCTGGCATGGTCGAGGAGACACTCTATGTATAGGCGGCTATTCCGAAGGAAAAGCTTTTCTCGAGCTGCATTCGCCTCCAGTTATTGCCTCAACAATGTCATCATCTCAACCCTAA